From one Mytilus trossulus isolate FHL-02 chromosome 10, PNRI_Mtr1.1.1.hap1, whole genome shotgun sequence genomic stretch:
- the LOC134686736 gene encoding arginine kinase-like: MASLDELYNKLKKGDSHSLLKKYLTQDVYDKLKGLKSKLGGTLADCIRSGCENLHSHCGVYACDPEGYDTFADLLHPVIKDYHKVAEVKHPKPDFGDLSNLGFGDLDPKNEYILSTRVRVGRSHAAFAFPPVSSKEDKVEMEKQSVAALNSLTGELAGEYFPLEGMTKEVQTQLTADHFLFNDHDSCLRSAGGYNDWPTGRGIFFNKNKTFLVWVNEEDHLRLISMQKGGNLKEIYTRLVNAIKEMEKKLTFAHHDKLGYLTFCPTNLGTTLRASVHIKIPKLSATPDFKDICEKLNLQPRGTDGENTENKGGVYDISNKRRLGLTEIEAIQEMRKGVEEIIRLERQLDGNN; this comes from the exons atggcaTCACTTGACGAGCTGtacaacaaattgaaaaaaggagACAGTCATTCTCTGTTGAAAAAATACCTTACGCAAGATGTTTACGACAAACTGAAAGGACTCAAAAGCAAACTTGGTGGAACTTTAGCAGACTGCATCAGATCAG GTTGCGAAAACTTGCACAGTCATTGTGGTGTGTATGCCTGTGACCCAGAGGGATACGACACCTTCGCAGATCTTCTCCACCCAGTCATCAAAGACTACCACAAAGTCGCAGAAGTCAAACATCCCAAGCCAGACTTTGGAGATCTCAGCAACCTTGGATTTGGCGATCTTGATCCTAAAAACGAATACATCTTGTCAACACGTGTCAGAGTTGGAAGAAGTCATGCTGCTTTTGCCTTTCCACCAGTCAGCTCAAAAGAg gaCAAAGTTGAAATGGAGAAACAATCCGTAGCAGCACTAAACAGTCTGACCGGAGAGCTGGCTGGAGAATACTTCCCACTTGAAGGAATGACCAAGGAGGTTCAAACCCAGCTCACAGCTGACCATTTCTTGTTTAATGACCACGATTC ATGTTTGAGATCTGCTGGTGGTTACAATGACTGGCCAACTGGAAGAGGAatctttttcaacaaaaacaaaactttcctTGTCTGGGTCAATGAAGAAGATCATCTCCGTCTCATCTCCATGCAGAAAGGAGGAAATCTCAAAGAAATTTATACCAGATTGGTCAAT gCTATCAAAGAAATGGAAAAGAAATTGACATTTGCTCATCACGACAAACTTGGATACCTAACCTTCTGTCCAACAAACTTGGGAACCACTCTTAGAGCCAGTGTACacatcaaaattccaaaactgTCAGCTACTCCAGACTTCAAAGATATCTGTGAAAAACTTAATTTACAGCCAAGAG gTACTGATGGagaaaacacagaaaacaagGGAGGAGTCTATGATATTTCCAACAAACGTCGTCTAGGTCTAACTGAAATCGAGGCTATCCAGGAAATGAGGAAAGGAGTAGAGGAAATTATCAGATTGGAAAGACAACTTGATGGAAACAACTAA
- the LOC134686737 gene encoding uncharacterized protein LOC134686737, with translation MPATVSQQPNVSKNSSDLYPHLVEFNPSPKTLTWERLENRRLERLGLGAKRYSRHFQRFQREPTTMSNPEFSKSLLQSKEGGKTQQYVIIGGEKVLVNSLAPFFTEEKPTCGFFFSRGTDNKKKKFGIPASDLVKWRSAQ, from the coding sequence ATGCCGGCTACAGTAAGCCAACAGCCAAACGTTAGTAAAAATTCGTCGGATTTATATCCGCACTTAGTGGAGTTTAATCCAAGCCCAAAAACTTTAACGTGGGAAAGATTGGAAAACAGAAGATTGGAAAGATTGGGTCTTGGCGCTAAAAGATATTCCAGACATTTTCAGAGATTCCAACGAGAACCAACAACAATGTCGAatccggaattttcgaaaagTCTGCTACAATCGAAAGAAGGCGGTAAAACTCAACAGTATGTCATAATAGGAGGTGAAAAGGTGCTTGTCAATTCATTAGCTCCGTTTTTTACGGAAGAAAAACCAACTTGTGGTTTCTTCTTCAGTCGTGGAACGGACAATAAGAAAAAGAAGTTTGGAATTCCTGCTAGTGATCTTGTAAAGTGGAGATCAGCACAGTAA